A DNA window from Bacteroides cellulosilyticus contains the following coding sequences:
- a CDS encoding glycoside hydrolase family 55 protein has translation MKTSSKLGAAAILILLALLPMNIACAQAQKQQVLQQSIKTTYPTKDWAISDFVVTDPAFGARAEPGFDNRAAFQAAIDAAYESGGGVVYIPAGNYEFRSTQLGTKNVRVRQGRSESKKDFHFEYVLRLHPGVQLRGDWANPEANNGKVLGTILEVRVGKDAPNYDGSVESWWNDGQADNALRTTYTSIADRFIEMNAGTGVTNLSIWYPEQDINDVKPYPWTLFQTQGDCATIEHVTLVNSYNGFNSAPSELHYVLDSYITALNKGIEVHVCTDIGRIENVRISPEYWAKSGLPGAPSLADVTAYTKANGTGYQMHRSDWEYVSYLHVSGYKTGVWIGREPGFADAPNAQLYEVHVDNCGNGLYVEDVNPYGILISNSSFGAAKDGNAVYFYKDFSTSVQFNGVDFNGPVVSDGSDGVVSFESCTFSEYRDYALKMNSGNALLSQCDFKKNAGHVYLGADMHTLKSVNSGYKCNLRVDNHSTSAKVEVITGKKYFFEPIPKNVKTNIDVHPRPASDKVLKADLARATGFNNNRPVKDVSAELQSALDAVKAAGGGTLYLPAGRYLVDNPIKVPSGVELRGSWDVQHHTQSGGTAIFTNYDGGAAGEKGASLIQLEAGAGIRGITLAQLNIASDGYSVSNPRKTPFLIQGQGPKVYIINVTIAVGDKGIDLASYDTSGHYVDYLGGVPLRAGIWVGGGAEGGFIRNMQFNPHYGSRLPEGGQGYPEVFMMRFVQSNCSALKFADVKNQTIFNNFVYGSVYGIHFLKDAITGKYPGKMTVIGHGSDGCTYSLFVEDADKNTKIVTVNSELVNTKIPNEPVRSYVLMGDEVNTGKVHPDAQLILYNSAFWGSPVFGAIINNGIVSFQQANFTRSGTQGVDVRGGKAHVYTSYFAQKIAEPTAGDGGYARLGGQGKSIELTNNYYISGLRFNKSGEGLIYGSDKK, from the coding sequence ATGAAAACATCTTCTAAGTTAGGGGCGGCGGCTATATTGATTCTGCTGGCGTTGCTCCCTATGAACATTGCCTGTGCGCAAGCACAAAAACAGCAAGTACTTCAGCAGAGTATCAAAACCACTTATCCGACAAAAGACTGGGCGATATCCGACTTTGTTGTGACCGACCCTGCCTTCGGTGCCAGGGCCGAACCGGGATTTGACAACAGGGCTGCTTTCCAGGCGGCTATTGACGCTGCTTATGAAAGCGGCGGCGGGGTAGTGTATATACCTGCCGGAAATTATGAATTCCGCAGTACGCAGCTCGGTACAAAGAATGTCAGAGTTCGCCAAGGCCGTTCGGAAAGCAAGAAAGACTTCCACTTTGAATACGTTTTGCGCCTCCATCCCGGAGTACAACTTCGTGGCGACTGGGCTAATCCGGAGGCCAATAACGGAAAAGTTCTCGGAACCATTCTTGAAGTACGTGTCGGCAAAGATGCACCGAACTATGACGGAAGTGTTGAAAGCTGGTGGAACGACGGACAGGCGGACAATGCACTTCGCACGACCTATACGAGCATAGCTGACCGGTTCATCGAGATGAATGCAGGCACCGGAGTTACTAATCTCTCCATCTGGTATCCTGAGCAGGACATCAATGATGTGAAGCCCTATCCGTGGACGTTGTTCCAAACCCAGGGAGACTGTGCTACGATAGAGCATGTCACTCTCGTCAACTCTTACAACGGCTTTAATTCTGCGCCGAGTGAGTTGCACTATGTGCTGGATAGTTATATCACAGCCCTGAACAAAGGTATCGAAGTGCACGTATGTACCGATATCGGGCGTATTGAGAATGTCAGGATAAGTCCTGAGTATTGGGCTAAATCCGGTCTTCCGGGAGCACCTTCTCTGGCTGACGTAACAGCCTATACAAAAGCGAACGGCACGGGATACCAGATGCACCGTTCGGACTGGGAGTATGTTTCTTATCTGCATGTATCAGGTTACAAGACAGGCGTATGGATTGGGCGTGAACCCGGTTTTGCCGATGCCCCGAACGCTCAGTTGTATGAGGTGCATGTAGATAATTGCGGGAATGGATTGTATGTGGAAGATGTCAATCCGTATGGCATACTTATATCCAATTCTTCTTTTGGAGCCGCCAAAGATGGCAATGCCGTATACTTTTACAAAGATTTCAGCACATCGGTACAATTCAATGGGGTGGATTTCAACGGACCTGTTGTAAGTGATGGCAGCGATGGAGTCGTGTCGTTTGAAAGCTGTACGTTTAGTGAATACAGGGATTATGCCCTCAAGATGAACAGTGGCAATGCATTGTTGTCTCAATGTGATTTCAAGAAGAATGCCGGACATGTATATCTCGGCGCGGATATGCATACGCTGAAATCGGTTAATTCGGGCTATAAATGCAATCTGAGAGTTGATAATCACAGCACTTCGGCTAAAGTAGAAGTGATTACGGGGAAGAAGTACTTTTTTGAACCCATACCTAAAAACGTAAAAACAAATATAGATGTGCACCCGAGACCGGCATCGGATAAAGTATTGAAAGCAGATTTGGCAAGAGCAACGGGCTTTAATAATAACCGTCCTGTGAAAGATGTATCGGCTGAACTGCAATCTGCACTTGATGCGGTGAAAGCTGCTGGTGGCGGTACGCTCTACTTGCCTGCCGGAAGGTATCTGGTGGACAATCCTATCAAAGTTCCTTCGGGAGTTGAATTGAGGGGCTCATGGGATGTGCAACATCACACGCAAAGTGGTGGTACTGCTATATTTACCAACTATGATGGCGGAGCTGCCGGAGAAAAAGGTGCTTCACTTATACAACTTGAAGCGGGTGCCGGCATCAGGGGCATTACGCTGGCACAGCTCAATATCGCTTCTGATGGCTACAGTGTATCAAACCCGCGAAAGACTCCATTTTTGATACAGGGACAAGGCCCCAAAGTGTATATAATCAATGTAACCATAGCAGTAGGCGACAAAGGTATAGACCTGGCTTCATATGACACCAGTGGCCACTATGTCGATTATCTGGGTGGTGTGCCTTTAAGGGCAGGTATCTGGGTTGGCGGCGGAGCCGAAGGTGGATTCATCCGCAATATGCAGTTTAATCCTCATTATGGGTCGAGGCTTCCGGAAGGAGGACAAGGGTATCCGGAGGTATTTATGATGCGGTTTGTGCAATCTAATTGCAGTGCGCTTAAGTTTGCGGATGTCAAGAACCAGACTATTTTCAATAATTTCGTTTATGGTTCGGTATACGGAATACATTTCCTGAAAGATGCAATAACCGGTAAGTATCCGGGCAAGATGACCGTTATAGGACATGGCTCTGACGGATGCACCTATTCTTTGTTTGTAGAAGATGCGGATAAGAATACGAAGATCGTTACGGTTAATTCTGAGTTGGTTAATACTAAGATTCCCAATGAGCCGGTGCGGTCGTATGTTCTCATGGGAGATGAAGTTAATACCGGTAAGGTTCATCCTGATGCCCAACTTATCTTGTACAATAGTGCATTCTGGGGAAGTCCTGTTTTCGGGGCGATTATAAACAATGGTATTGTGTCATTCCAACAGGCCAATTTCACACGTTCCGGTACACAGGGTGTAGATGTCAGAGGTGGTAAAGCGCATGTGTATACTTCTTATTTCGCTCAGAAAATAGCAGAACCGACCGCCGGAGATGGTGGGTATGCAAGACTGGGGGGACAGGGTAAATCAATAGAACTCACTAATAACTACTATATCTCCGGATTGCGGTTTAATAAATCGGGAGAGGGACTGATTTATGGTTCTGATAAGAAGTAG
- a CDS encoding glycoside hydrolase family 2 protein, translating to MNNSIFFKYCLLGIVLSFWGITGLKSQTVVFPRDFSPAEGLVTAQEKPFRDEVCLNGLWELQCIPVPSSWKSGSGIAPELSAPQPGKWEKVKIKIPSAINVNDWGRGSNVGDGTQNPYAPGSVYFPSYPDHWKHTRMGWLRKNFRIPEEWAQKRVLLHFEAVAGDCIVLVNGREAGHNFDSHLPFDMDISDYINRDAENELLVGVRHTKLFDKSHPVYKKMGATYPTGSNTDDLIGIWQDVYLLGVPEVRITDVFVQPWVDKNELVLEVAMTNLTSKNKKITLGGVVKEWINHAGKDVLTAPEISWSLGETALTIPAESITLRAGESQTVTIRHQVNDALKYWTPDTPDLYTLLLNVEDKKQTYDCKATRFGWRQFKIVGDEFQLNGKKIQCFGDIQHPFSAYICSRRFAYAWYQMIKDFGGNAVRPHAQPWPRVYYDLADEMGLMVLDETALFGSSIRLNFEEDLTWQRSHEHLERLILRDRNHPSVIGWSAGNETFAIALLNKPEKEVAAVWDDKLVDLTLSARKSDPTRDFITLDGDRDMEGRLPVWSKHFAHGLKLEDLPRNLDKPLVVGESGATYYGRPIQLYPFVGEKAFLSYEGRSEALAIDVYQNARQMALPYLSYYSPSEVCWFGLEHMNLGYHDFNRLPNLTDGIFAGKPYEEGKPGYQYERIPPYVTTFNPGLDPQLPLYKALPMFNALKAALKGEAWAPYKEVKHSVKPELPQPVYRVAYLVGTPQLELADFITKAGITLTDKPQKANLWIMDAETVTAEDLQKVQAVLKKWQKKGGMLLALSSGNGLSGAFCDWLPEDVKLTDRRASALEVNKNTSWGSHFELPDLYFSEMDGDRYILKHGLTGNLIEKGEAIFSASRTDWNLFNNVAEHWKCAQVVLYETLNKPEGVALVTYPLGNVNLALSVIDYHLWTKETSTFWKNLFRVMAIDVDRTNLQNQNVKRKEHDLLMDGPTD from the coding sequence ATGAATAATAGTATTTTTTTTAAGTACTGTTTGTTGGGAATTGTTCTCTCTTTTTGGGGGATAACCGGTCTTAAATCTCAGACAGTAGTATTTCCACGTGATTTTTCACCGGCTGAGGGACTGGTCACTGCGCAAGAGAAACCTTTTCGTGATGAAGTCTGCCTGAACGGACTTTGGGAACTGCAATGTATTCCTGTTCCTTCTTCCTGGAAAAGCGGCTCGGGAATTGCCCCTGAACTGTCAGCACCACAACCGGGCAAATGGGAAAAGGTAAAGATAAAAATACCTTCTGCCATCAACGTGAACGATTGGGGGAGAGGCAGCAATGTAGGTGATGGCACACAAAATCCGTATGCTCCGGGTTCTGTTTATTTTCCAAGTTATCCGGACCATTGGAAGCATACCCGCATGGGATGGTTGCGGAAGAACTTCCGTATTCCGGAAGAATGGGCACAGAAACGTGTTTTACTTCATTTTGAAGCCGTTGCCGGAGATTGCATTGTTTTAGTTAATGGTAGGGAAGCGGGCCATAACTTTGATTCTCATCTTCCTTTCGACATGGATATTTCCGACTATATTAACCGTGATGCAGAGAATGAATTGTTGGTAGGTGTTCGCCACACCAAATTGTTTGATAAGTCGCATCCTGTATATAAGAAGATGGGGGCCACTTATCCTACGGGGTCCAATACGGATGATCTGATTGGTATCTGGCAAGATGTGTACCTGCTTGGAGTGCCGGAGGTGAGAATCACAGATGTGTTTGTGCAGCCTTGGGTCGACAAGAATGAGCTGGTGCTGGAAGTAGCAATGACTAACCTTACTTCAAAGAACAAAAAGATAACTTTAGGTGGAGTCGTGAAGGAATGGATCAACCATGCCGGTAAAGATGTATTGACTGCTCCTGAAATCAGTTGGAGTCTGGGAGAAACTGCCCTTACGATACCTGCCGAATCAATAACCCTTCGGGCAGGAGAGAGTCAAACGGTTACAATTCGCCATCAGGTGAATGATGCATTGAAATATTGGACTCCTGATACTCCCGATTTATACACCTTACTACTGAATGTAGAGGATAAGAAGCAGACCTATGATTGTAAAGCCACCCGTTTTGGCTGGCGGCAGTTCAAGATAGTCGGCGATGAATTTCAACTGAACGGTAAGAAGATACAATGCTTCGGAGATATTCAGCATCCGTTTAGCGCTTACATCTGCTCTCGGCGTTTTGCATATGCGTGGTATCAGATGATAAAAGATTTTGGTGGAAATGCAGTCCGCCCGCATGCACAACCCTGGCCGCGAGTGTACTATGACCTGGCTGATGAAATGGGATTGATGGTGCTGGATGAAACAGCTTTGTTCGGCAGCTCTATCCGGTTGAACTTTGAAGAAGATTTAACCTGGCAGCGTTCGCACGAACATCTGGAGAGATTGATTCTTCGTGATCGTAACCATCCTTCTGTGATAGGATGGAGTGCAGGAAATGAAACTTTTGCCATTGCTTTATTGAATAAACCGGAGAAAGAAGTGGCTGCTGTCTGGGATGACAAACTGGTAGATTTGACATTGAGTGCCAGGAAGTCTGACCCTACCCGTGACTTTATTACACTGGATGGCGACCGTGACATGGAGGGACGCCTGCCGGTATGGAGTAAGCATTTTGCGCATGGACTCAAGTTGGAAGACTTGCCACGCAACCTGGATAAACCTCTTGTTGTGGGTGAGTCGGGGGCTACTTATTACGGGCGCCCTATTCAATTATATCCTTTTGTAGGTGAAAAAGCTTTTCTGTCTTATGAAGGCCGTAGTGAAGCATTGGCAATAGATGTTTATCAGAATGCCAGACAAATGGCGCTCCCTTATCTGTCATATTATTCTCCATCGGAAGTTTGCTGGTTCGGATTGGAACATATGAATTTAGGTTATCATGATTTCAATCGCTTACCGAACCTTACCGATGGCATTTTTGCCGGGAAACCTTATGAAGAGGGAAAACCGGGCTATCAGTATGAACGCATACCACCTTACGTCACGACTTTCAATCCGGGTTTAGACCCTCAGCTTCCTTTATACAAGGCGTTGCCTATGTTCAATGCTTTGAAAGCGGCATTGAAAGGAGAAGCATGGGCACCTTATAAAGAAGTGAAGCATTCGGTAAAACCTGAACTGCCTCAACCGGTGTATAGAGTTGCCTATCTGGTGGGTACACCTCAACTTGAATTAGCCGACTTTATCACCAAAGCAGGAATCACCTTGACCGACAAGCCTCAAAAGGCCAATTTATGGATTATGGATGCCGAAACAGTCACTGCGGAAGACCTGCAAAAGGTTCAGGCTGTTTTGAAGAAGTGGCAGAAGAAAGGAGGAATGTTACTTGCCCTTAGCTCCGGCAATGGACTGAGTGGGGCTTTTTGCGACTGGTTGCCGGAAGATGTGAAACTGACCGACCGCCGGGCTTCTGCCTTAGAAGTAAATAAAAACACATCCTGGGGAAGTCATTTTGAGCTCCCGGACTTGTATTTCAGTGAGATGGATGGTGACCGCTATATCCTGAAACATGGTTTAACGGGAAATCTGATAGAAAAAGGAGAAGCTATATTCAGTGCTTCACGTACCGACTGGAACTTGTTCAATAATGTGGCCGAGCATTGGAAATGTGCACAGGTTGTTTTATACGAAACCTTGAATAAACCGGAAGGAGTAGCTCTGGTTACTTATCCTTTGGGAAATGTGAATCTGGCTCTTTCAGTGATCGACTATCATTTATGGACAAAAGAAACAAGTACCTTCTGGAAAAACTTGTTTAGGGTAATGGCCATTGATGTGGATAGAACCAATCTTCAAAATCAAAATGTGAAGAGAAAGGAGCATGATTTGCTGATGGATGGTCCTACAGATTGA
- a CDS encoding glycoside hydrolase family 71/99-like protein, translated as MRNKLFVTLGILGMSMLAYAGPKHSQETSYPSYKGLIMAGYQGWFRGPQDGTNQGYGHYGAGKLFDEKHCTIDAWPDVSEYEKTYETSFRHADGKKARVFSSADKSTVDLHFKWMKEYGVDGVFVQRFFSYTRGNQQNSVPNRILANALEAASKYDRAIAVMYDLSGLKSSGEDCSLIMEDWKRLVDNQKVTNQAGKKTYLHHNGKPVVAIWGVGFPDRPYNIRNIGLDRLIDFLQNDPVYGGCTVMLGVPTFWRNLEADCINDPYLHTVIKKADIVLPWTVQRFSPLLHNDMDRFRDLVIEDIRWCKENGVDYVPAVTPGFSWHNLSKLEFPDDVKPVGSIPRQGGRFYWQQLSTAMLAGAEMIYVAMFDEVDEGTAIFKCTGDHPVSDVAKFIDMDGQPSDHYLWLTGEAARMLRKETPLTFKMPVRE; from the coding sequence ATGAGGAATAAGTTATTCGTTACATTGGGTATACTTGGTATGAGTATGTTGGCTTATGCCGGTCCCAAACACTCTCAGGAAACTTCTTATCCAAGTTACAAAGGATTGATTATGGCAGGATACCAAGGTTGGTTTCGCGGCCCGCAGGATGGAACCAATCAAGGCTATGGCCATTATGGGGCCGGAAAGCTATTTGATGAGAAACATTGCACTATTGATGCATGGCCCGATGTGAGTGAATATGAAAAGACCTATGAGACGTCTTTCCGGCATGCCGATGGAAAAAAGGCACGTGTATTCAGCTCAGCGGACAAGTCTACTGTCGACCTGCACTTCAAATGGATGAAGGAGTATGGCGTAGATGGGGTATTTGTGCAACGTTTCTTTAGCTATACCCGTGGAAACCAACAAAACTCGGTACCGAACCGTATTTTAGCGAATGCCTTGGAAGCTGCTTCAAAGTATGACCGCGCCATAGCTGTCATGTATGATTTATCCGGGTTGAAAAGCTCAGGTGAAGACTGCTCCTTGATTATGGAAGACTGGAAAAGACTGGTAGATAATCAGAAGGTAACGAATCAGGCGGGGAAAAAGACTTATCTGCATCATAATGGAAAGCCCGTGGTAGCTATATGGGGAGTCGGTTTTCCCGACCGTCCTTATAATATCAGGAACATCGGTTTAGACCGTTTGATTGACTTCTTGCAGAATGACCCTGTTTATGGTGGTTGCACGGTAATGTTGGGTGTTCCTACTTTTTGGCGTAATCTGGAGGCTGATTGTATCAATGATCCCTATCTGCATACAGTGATTAAGAAAGCGGATATAGTTCTGCCATGGACTGTTCAGCGTTTTTCTCCTTTGTTGCATAACGACATGGACCGCTTCCGTGACTTGGTGATTGAAGATATTCGCTGGTGTAAGGAGAATGGCGTAGATTATGTTCCTGCCGTAACTCCCGGATTCAGTTGGCACAATCTTAGCAAACTGGAATTTCCGGACGACGTGAAGCCTGTTGGCAGTATTCCCCGTCAGGGAGGACGTTTTTATTGGCAGCAGCTTTCTACTGCAATGTTGGCGGGCGCCGAGATGATTTATGTGGCCATGTTTGATGAAGTGGACGAGGGGACCGCCATCTTTAAATGTACGGGAGACCATCCGGTTAGTGATGTGGCAAAGTTTATTGATATGGACGGACAGCCTTCCGACCATTATCTGTGGTTGACAGGTGAGGCTGCCCGCATGCTCAGGAAAGAGACTCCATTGACGTTTAAGATGCCCGTAAGAGAATAA
- a CDS encoding sialate O-acetylesterase: MKRSCFIIVLFVSFLLWAGGVQARITLPSFFSDGMVLQQQSSVAIWGNSDREQQKVTVKTSWNNKKYTVTTNESGSWKVKVETPVYGGPYHIEVSDGETVRINDVLIGEVWLCSGQSNMDMRVGGRYSDPVMGSLDAIVTSGNSGIRMFTVGSKMTSEPLTDCKGEWQEASSETVPEFSAAGYFFARKLNQVLGIPVGIIHASYGGSRVEAWMSKEGVAPYKDLSDVHNASILYNGMLSPVVGYGIRGCLWYQGEANVDAPDLYTQLFPSLVSDWRKQWGIGEFPFYYAQIAPFNYNKGEGKGKNSAYLREAQVKCLHLIPSSGMIVLTDVGDDRTIHPMEKETVGNRFAYLALGRTYGKKGFPVTGPLYKSMQTEGNKIILSFDEMGKGLTTYRQPLNGFEVAGEDRVFHPAHARFGKDAQTVIVSSPEVEHPVAVRYAFKDYVKGCLYNMSGLPASSFRTDNW, translated from the coding sequence ATGAAACGATCCTGCTTTATAATAGTCCTGTTTGTATCTTTCTTGCTTTGGGCGGGCGGGGTACAGGCACGAATAACATTACCGTCCTTTTTCTCGGATGGGATGGTATTACAGCAACAAAGTTCAGTTGCCATTTGGGGAAACAGTGACAGGGAACAGCAAAAGGTTACTGTAAAGACTTCGTGGAATAACAAAAAATATACAGTAACGACTAATGAATCGGGTAGCTGGAAAGTAAAAGTGGAAACACCGGTATATGGTGGTCCCTACCATATTGAGGTGAGTGACGGCGAGACGGTACGAATTAATGATGTATTGATTGGTGAGGTCTGGCTCTGTTCCGGTCAGTCTAATATGGATATGCGTGTAGGCGGTCGTTATAGCGATCCGGTGATGGGTTCGTTGGATGCGATTGTGACTTCAGGAAATTCCGGAATACGTATGTTTACAGTAGGAAGCAAAATGACCTCCGAACCGTTGACTGATTGTAAAGGTGAGTGGCAGGAAGCCTCATCGGAGACAGTTCCCGAGTTTTCGGCTGCGGGATACTTTTTTGCACGTAAACTAAATCAGGTATTGGGTATTCCCGTGGGCATTATCCATGCCAGTTATGGAGGTTCACGGGTGGAAGCCTGGATGAGTAAAGAAGGTGTAGCGCCTTACAAAGACTTGTCGGATGTGCATAATGCTTCTATTCTCTATAATGGGATGTTGAGTCCTGTGGTTGGATATGGCATTCGGGGATGTTTATGGTATCAGGGGGAAGCAAATGTGGATGCACCTGATTTATATACGCAGTTGTTTCCCTCATTGGTGAGCGACTGGCGCAAACAATGGGGAATAGGGGAATTCCCCTTCTACTATGCCCAGATTGCTCCGTTCAATTATAATAAAGGAGAGGGGAAAGGCAAGAATTCGGCTTACCTGCGTGAAGCGCAAGTGAAATGCCTTCATCTTATTCCTTCTTCGGGTATGATTGTGCTGACGGATGTTGGCGATGACCGCACTATACACCCTATGGAGAAAGAAACGGTGGGCAATCGGTTTGCTTATCTGGCCCTGGGGCGTACTTATGGTAAGAAGGGCTTTCCGGTAACGGGGCCGTTGTATAAATCTATGCAGACGGAGGGCAACAAGATTATCTTGTCGTTTGATGAAATGGGTAAAGGATTGACTACTTATCGGCAACCCTTGAATGGCTTTGAAGTAGCCGGTGAGGATAGAGTATTTCATCCGGCCCATGCACGTTTTGGTAAAGATGCGCAAACGGTTATTGTCTCAAGCCCGGAAGTGGAACATCCTGTCGCGGTGCGCTATGCCTTTAAGGATTATGTAAAGGGTTGCCTTTATAATATGTCTGGTCTTCCGGCATCTTCATTCAGAACAGATAACTGGTAA